One segment of Belonocnema kinseyi isolate 2016_QV_RU_SX_M_011 chromosome 7, B_treatae_v1, whole genome shotgun sequence DNA contains the following:
- the LOC117177520 gene encoding protein diaphanous isoform X4, whose amino-acid sequence MSNSVRRTKSWYRKAESIKLDTWFGRPKKSGRGGGGLGHNTIPRPNSGEDFNEIEQQRCMIERMDDETVNDRFEEMLANMNLTEEKKEPLRQQHAAKKKEMLILHYKGSVQENRSKFDKPADYIHYLAQPDLSVNKIYSCIESLRIALTNNPLSWVQEFGTKGLKQVLATLNECYRNDNRYERIQYECIRCLKAIMNNTVGIKEMLAHHEALTIVARSLEPSKPSVMYEAVKLLGAVCLISSDSHKKVLDAITMNGEFKGRERFLPIVQGLMNKKNENLRVVCLQLINSIISSADDLDFRLHLRNEIMRVGLADILETLEGDESEDLSRHLKILNDCKEEDYEEFVQRFDNVRLELDDVNDCFEVVKNMVMDSVAEPYFLSILQHLLFIRDDALVRPAYYKLIEECVAQIVLHRSGCDPDFSATKRFQIDVGPLIDTLVERSRAEEEHRLIEMSQKLEEAIARKQEAEAKLQHAEYKIRELEAGRPGGAPGKIGNCPPPPPMPGMGGPPPPPMPGMGGPPPPPMPGMGGPPPPPMPGMGGPPPPPMPGMGGPAPPPMPGMGPPPPPMMGGMRPPMVNAVQVLPHGMKPKKKWEVDGPLKRANWKAILPHKLSEKSFWVKVQEDKLASPEILNGLAQKFSSKPSGRKMDDVVDKSAPSKKIKDLKVLDSKSAQNILILLGGALKHVSYEDVKASLLKCEGPVISDNVLQGLIQYLPPPDQLTKLQNFKDNYDDLTEAEQFCITVSTIKRLLPRLRSLSFMLRYEELVQDVKPDIVAGTAACEEVKGSKKFAKILELILLLGNYMNSGSKNGQAFGFEISFLTKLTSTKDVDNRQTLMHYLVDTIERKFPDCLNFAEELAHVNRASRVSLENIQRTLRQMENNIKNLEQDVVNARVPQGSQDRFAEVMTPFSKKARESYEVMQNMFKNMDSLYTGISEFYSFDKQKYTIEEFFGDIKKFKDDFAQAQKEIVKLRESEEKQRRAKEAREKAEVEKAARAERKRALVDMNAHETQEGVMDSLMEALQTGSAFSRPDQRRKRQARVAGAERRAQLNRSRSRTGLVGTGLLGRELSTELLGSA is encoded by the exons CTGGACACATGGTTTGGACGGCCGAAAAAATCTGGTCGAGGGGGTGGTGGTCTTGGCCACAACACCATCCCCCGTCCAAATTCTGGCGAAGATTTCAACGAAATCGAGCAACAACGTTGCATGATCGAGAGAATGGATGATGAGACGGTGAACGACAGATTCGAAGAAATGTTG GCCAACATGAATCTGACGGAAGAGAAAAAAGAACCACTACGCCAGCAACATGCAGCAAAGAAAAAAGAGATGCTGATCTTGCACTACAAAGGTAGCGTGCAGGAAAATAGGTCCAAGTTTGATAAGCCGGCAGATTATATACACTACTTGGCTCAACCAGACTTaagtgtaaataaaatttatagctGTATCGAATCACTTAGGATTGCCCTTACAAATAATCCCTTAAGTTGGGTGCAAGAATTTGGAACGAAAGGATTGAAACAGGTCCTTGCGACTCTCAATGAATGTTACAGAAA TGACAATCGGTACGAGCGGATACAATATGAATGCATTCGCTGTTTGAAAGCCATCATGAATAACACTGTTGGAATAAAAGAAATGCTGGCCCATCATGAAGCCTTAACGATAGTAGCCAGATCTCTTGAACCTAGTAAACCTTCAGTAATGTACGAAGCTGTAAAACTTCTTGGTGCAGTCTGTCTCATTTCGAGTGACAGTCATAAAAAGGTTTTAGACGCCATTACCATGAATGGAGAATTCAAAGGGAGAGAAAGATTTCTGCCGATAGTTCAAGGACTCATGAACAAGAAGAACGAAAATCTGAGG GTTGTCTGTCTCCAACTGATCAACTCCATAATCTCGTCTGCCGATGATCTGGATTTCCGATTGCATCTGCGAAACGAAATAATGCGAGTTGGACTGGCTGATATCTTGGAAACCTTGGAAGGAGATGAATCAGAGGATTTGTCAAggcatttaaaaatcttgaacgATTGCAAGGAGGAGGATTATGAGGAATTCGTACAGAGATTCGATAATGTTAGACTCGAATTGGACGATGTTAACGACTGCTTCGAAGTCGTGAAGAACATGGTTATGGATTCGGTGGCTGAACCTTACTTCCTGTCAATTCTTCAGCACTTGTTATTCATCCGAGATGATGCCTTGGTTCG accTGCATATTACAAACTCATAGAAGAGTGTGTCGCCCAAATTGTCCTCCATCGTTCAGGCTGTGATCCCGACTTCAGTGCAACGAAACGTTTCCAAATAGACGTGGGACCTCTGATTGACACCTTAGTAGAAAGGTCTCGAGCTGAAGAAGAGCATCGCTTGATAGAAATGTCTCAGAAGTTGGAAGAAGCAATTGCGAGAAAGCAAGAGGCAGAAGCGAAATTACAACACGCGGAATATAAGATCAGGGAATTGGAGGCGGGTAGACCTGGAGGAGCGCCTGGT AAGATTGGAAATTGTCCGCCCCCGCCGCCGATGCCCGGAATGGGAGGGCCGCCACCACCTCCAATGCCGGGGATGGGGGGCCCACCACCACCTCCAATGCCTGGAATGGGTGGACCTCCTCCACCTCCAATGCCCGGAATGGGAGGCCCGCCACCTCCGCCAATGCCAG GAATGGGAGGACCTGCACCTCCTCCAATGCCTGGAATGGGTCCTCCTCCACCTCCGATGATGGGAGGCATGAGACCACCGATGGTAAATGCTGTCCAGGTTTTACCCCATGGAATGAAACCTAAGAAGAAGTGGGAAGTGGATGGACCACTGAAGAGAGCAAACTGGAAAGCG ATTCTACCTCACAAACTCTCAGAGAAGTCTTTCTGGGTAAAAGTTCAGGAAGATAAACTCGCAAGTCCGGAAATATTGAATGGCCTAGCTCAAAAATTCTCGTCAAAACCGAGTGGAAGGAAAATGGACGACGTTGTTGAtaa GTCCGCGCCATCGAAGAAGATCAAGGACCTGAAAGTCTTGGACAGTAAATCAGcacaaaacattttgattttgttGGGAGGAGCGCTGAAGCACGTGTCTTATGAAGATGTTAAAGCCTCTTTGCTCAAATGTGAAGGACCAGTAATTTCGGATAATGTTCTACAAGGTTTAATTCAGTATTTGCCACCACCTGATCAGCTGACGAAGCtgcaaaatttcaaagataattaTGATGATTTAACTGAGGCTGAGCAATTCTGTATCACG GTCTCCACTATCAAACGATTACTTCCAAGACTGAGATCGCTGAGTTTCATGTTGCGCTATGAGGAATTGGTACAGGACGTAAAACCAGATATTGTAGCTGGAACAGCGGCTTGCGAGGAAGTGAAAGGAAGTAAAAAGTTCGCGAAAATTTTGGAACTGATTCTGCTGCTCgggaattatatgaattcagGGTCGAAAAATGGTCAAGCTTTTGGTTTTGAGATTAGTTTTCTAACGAAG TTGACATCAACGAAAGATGTCGATAATAGGCAAACTCTCATGCATTACTTGGTGGATACAATAGAAAGGAAATTCCCAGACTGTCTTAATTTCGCGGAAGAATTGGCTCATGTCAATCGAGCGAGTCGTGTTTCCTTAGAAAACATTCAACGGACTCTTCGGCAGATggagaataatattaaaaatctcgAGCAGGATGTCGTCAATGCTAGAGTTCCTCAAGGTAGTCAAGATCGTTTCGCCGAAGTTATGACT CCATTCTCTAAAAAAGCCAGAGAATCTTATGAAGTGATGCAGAACATGTTCAAAAATATGGACAGCCTCTACACCGGAATTTCTGAATTCTACTCATTTGACAAGCAGAAGTACACGATCGAAGAATTCTTTGGAGACATCAAGAAGTTCAAGGATGACTTTGCG CAAGCACAGAAGGAGATTGTGAAACTACGGGAATCCGAAGAGAAGCAAAGAAGAGCAAAGGAAGCACGCGAGAAGGCGGAAGTGGAAAAAGCGGCTCGCGCTGAGCGAAAACGCGCACTAGTTGATATGAATGCCCATGAAACTCAGGAAGGCGTTATGGACAGTCTAATGGAAGCTCTCCAAACGGGTTCGGCCTTCAGTCGACCCGATCAACGTCGCAAGCGTCAAGCACGTGTGGCTGGTG CTGAGAGGAGGGCACAACTCAATAGAAGTCGATCACGCACTGGATTGGTCGGAACGGGCTTACTAGGAAGAGAATTATCGAC TGAACTGTTAGGTTCGGCGTAG
- the LOC117177520 gene encoding protein diaphanous isoform X2: MANRRDKATSGFLDTWFGRPKKSGRGGGGLGHNTIPRPNSGEDFNEIEQQRCMIERMDDETVNDRFEEMLANMNLTEEKKEPLRQQHAAKKKEMLILHYKGSVQENRSKFDKPADYIHYLAQPDLSVNKIYSCIESLRIALTNNPLSWVQEFGTKGLKQVLATLNECYRNDNRYERIQYECIRCLKAIMNNTVGIKEMLAHHEALTIVARSLEPSKPSVMYEAVKLLGAVCLISSDSHKKVLDAITMNGEFKGRERFLPIVQGLMNKKNENLRVVCLQLINSIISSADDLDFRLHLRNEIMRVGLADILETLEGDESEDLSRHLKILNDCKEEDYEEFVQRFDNVRLELDDVNDCFEVVKNMVMDSVAEPYFLSILQHLLFIRDDALVRPAYYKLIEECVAQIVLHRSGCDPDFSATKRFQIDVGPLIDTLVERSRAEEEHRLIEMSQKLEEAIARKQEAEAKLQHAEYKIRELEAGRPGGAPGKIGNCPPPPPMPGMGGPPPPPMPGMGGPPPPPMPGMGGPPPPPMPGMGGPPPPPMPGMGGPAPPPMPGMGPPPPPMMGGMRPPMVNAVQVLPHGMKPKKKWEVDGPLKRANWKAILPHKLSEKSFWVKVQEDKLASPEILNGLAQKFSSKPSGRKMDDVVDKSAPSKKIKDLKVLDSKSAQNILILLGGALKHVSYEDVKASLLKCEGPVISDNVLQGLIQYLPPPDQLTKLQNFKDNYDDLTEAEQFCITVSTIKRLLPRLRSLSFMLRYEELVQDVKPDIVAGTAACEEVKGSKKFAKILELILLLGNYMNSGSKNGQAFGFEISFLTKLTSTKDVDNRQTLMHYLVDTIERKFPDCLNFAEELAHVNRASRVSLENIQRTLRQMENNIKNLEQDVVNARVPQGSQDRFAEVMTPFSKKARESYEVMQNMFKNMDSLYTGISEFYSFDKQKYTIEEFFGDIKKFKDDFAQAQKEIVKLRESEEKQRRAKEAREKAEVEKAARAERKRALVDMNAHETQEGVMDSLMEALQTGSAFSRPDQRRKRQARVAGGKLKLVRNTKFNTLMFVKRRFGQKTKSRNGSYSKSSVSDDELLEDKSYSAKSNRASTLPTNKAEYYTPEDNKIFNKQMMMQAAMRTPKKDKVAHQWKTKTEDRVVIDKEMFRTPAENQNFYKQILLSYAEKAPKKEEIFSRLSRVYKNKSSSRIDIPSRSPMLEETPRRQVSMSFSLSKLQDFNQTYLLETPSVKNYSYLGSIPKDDCPNTAYKSVITELKDWTPEHFRKSPSSKRIVKHFSMKENSNESYRRTPVRKKIMVSKSKKRNSIVRRAVSYRKRNSQHHSNKIRLPKNGHSFSKIGISPPADFDSTNSKFIESCDNIRSLKDLKNYKFHLARSKNFENIIGVKDENQNHVFNNLNDSLKAQFTPTPRSKSVSTENCKSPYNEDISGVLEISNMASPRFLHPETYRQIIISDQKSPLSETSKCPASCTDISKSQENFSSPVKFFKGSIVPQIEGKKKTWKLWKRLGNSAKSVSRKYNVIQTTETEGVQKNKKESSDKRKGSVTVGKVE, encoded by the exons CTGGACACATGGTTTGGACGGCCGAAAAAATCTGGTCGAGGGGGTGGTGGTCTTGGCCACAACACCATCCCCCGTCCAAATTCTGGCGAAGATTTCAACGAAATCGAGCAACAACGTTGCATGATCGAGAGAATGGATGATGAGACGGTGAACGACAGATTCGAAGAAATGTTG GCCAACATGAATCTGACGGAAGAGAAAAAAGAACCACTACGCCAGCAACATGCAGCAAAGAAAAAAGAGATGCTGATCTTGCACTACAAAGGTAGCGTGCAGGAAAATAGGTCCAAGTTTGATAAGCCGGCAGATTATATACACTACTTGGCTCAACCAGACTTaagtgtaaataaaatttatagctGTATCGAATCACTTAGGATTGCCCTTACAAATAATCCCTTAAGTTGGGTGCAAGAATTTGGAACGAAAGGATTGAAACAGGTCCTTGCGACTCTCAATGAATGTTACAGAAA TGACAATCGGTACGAGCGGATACAATATGAATGCATTCGCTGTTTGAAAGCCATCATGAATAACACTGTTGGAATAAAAGAAATGCTGGCCCATCATGAAGCCTTAACGATAGTAGCCAGATCTCTTGAACCTAGTAAACCTTCAGTAATGTACGAAGCTGTAAAACTTCTTGGTGCAGTCTGTCTCATTTCGAGTGACAGTCATAAAAAGGTTTTAGACGCCATTACCATGAATGGAGAATTCAAAGGGAGAGAAAGATTTCTGCCGATAGTTCAAGGACTCATGAACAAGAAGAACGAAAATCTGAGG GTTGTCTGTCTCCAACTGATCAACTCCATAATCTCGTCTGCCGATGATCTGGATTTCCGATTGCATCTGCGAAACGAAATAATGCGAGTTGGACTGGCTGATATCTTGGAAACCTTGGAAGGAGATGAATCAGAGGATTTGTCAAggcatttaaaaatcttgaacgATTGCAAGGAGGAGGATTATGAGGAATTCGTACAGAGATTCGATAATGTTAGACTCGAATTGGACGATGTTAACGACTGCTTCGAAGTCGTGAAGAACATGGTTATGGATTCGGTGGCTGAACCTTACTTCCTGTCAATTCTTCAGCACTTGTTATTCATCCGAGATGATGCCTTGGTTCG accTGCATATTACAAACTCATAGAAGAGTGTGTCGCCCAAATTGTCCTCCATCGTTCAGGCTGTGATCCCGACTTCAGTGCAACGAAACGTTTCCAAATAGACGTGGGACCTCTGATTGACACCTTAGTAGAAAGGTCTCGAGCTGAAGAAGAGCATCGCTTGATAGAAATGTCTCAGAAGTTGGAAGAAGCAATTGCGAGAAAGCAAGAGGCAGAAGCGAAATTACAACACGCGGAATATAAGATCAGGGAATTGGAGGCGGGTAGACCTGGAGGAGCGCCTGGT AAGATTGGAAATTGTCCGCCCCCGCCGCCGATGCCCGGAATGGGAGGGCCGCCACCACCTCCAATGCCGGGGATGGGGGGCCCACCACCACCTCCAATGCCTGGAATGGGTGGACCTCCTCCACCTCCAATGCCCGGAATGGGAGGCCCGCCACCTCCGCCAATGCCAG GAATGGGAGGACCTGCACCTCCTCCAATGCCTGGAATGGGTCCTCCTCCACCTCCGATGATGGGAGGCATGAGACCACCGATGGTAAATGCTGTCCAGGTTTTACCCCATGGAATGAAACCTAAGAAGAAGTGGGAAGTGGATGGACCACTGAAGAGAGCAAACTGGAAAGCG ATTCTACCTCACAAACTCTCAGAGAAGTCTTTCTGGGTAAAAGTTCAGGAAGATAAACTCGCAAGTCCGGAAATATTGAATGGCCTAGCTCAAAAATTCTCGTCAAAACCGAGTGGAAGGAAAATGGACGACGTTGTTGAtaa GTCCGCGCCATCGAAGAAGATCAAGGACCTGAAAGTCTTGGACAGTAAATCAGcacaaaacattttgattttgttGGGAGGAGCGCTGAAGCACGTGTCTTATGAAGATGTTAAAGCCTCTTTGCTCAAATGTGAAGGACCAGTAATTTCGGATAATGTTCTACAAGGTTTAATTCAGTATTTGCCACCACCTGATCAGCTGACGAAGCtgcaaaatttcaaagataattaTGATGATTTAACTGAGGCTGAGCAATTCTGTATCACG GTCTCCACTATCAAACGATTACTTCCAAGACTGAGATCGCTGAGTTTCATGTTGCGCTATGAGGAATTGGTACAGGACGTAAAACCAGATATTGTAGCTGGAACAGCGGCTTGCGAGGAAGTGAAAGGAAGTAAAAAGTTCGCGAAAATTTTGGAACTGATTCTGCTGCTCgggaattatatgaattcagGGTCGAAAAATGGTCAAGCTTTTGGTTTTGAGATTAGTTTTCTAACGAAG TTGACATCAACGAAAGATGTCGATAATAGGCAAACTCTCATGCATTACTTGGTGGATACAATAGAAAGGAAATTCCCAGACTGTCTTAATTTCGCGGAAGAATTGGCTCATGTCAATCGAGCGAGTCGTGTTTCCTTAGAAAACATTCAACGGACTCTTCGGCAGATggagaataatattaaaaatctcgAGCAGGATGTCGTCAATGCTAGAGTTCCTCAAGGTAGTCAAGATCGTTTCGCCGAAGTTATGACT CCATTCTCTAAAAAAGCCAGAGAATCTTATGAAGTGATGCAGAACATGTTCAAAAATATGGACAGCCTCTACACCGGAATTTCTGAATTCTACTCATTTGACAAGCAGAAGTACACGATCGAAGAATTCTTTGGAGACATCAAGAAGTTCAAGGATGACTTTGCG CAAGCACAGAAGGAGATTGTGAAACTACGGGAATCCGAAGAGAAGCAAAGAAGAGCAAAGGAAGCACGCGAGAAGGCGGAAGTGGAAAAAGCGGCTCGCGCTGAGCGAAAACGCGCACTAGTTGATATGAATGCCCATGAAACTCAGGAAGGCGTTATGGACAGTCTAATGGAAGCTCTCCAAACGGGTTCGGCCTTCAGTCGACCCGATCAACGTCGCAAGCGTCAAGCACGTGTGGCTGGTGGTAAGTTGAAATTAGTTAGGAATACAAAATTCAACACACTCATGTTCGTAAAGCGGAGGTTCGGTCAGAAAACTAAATCGCGTAATGGATCCTACTCAAAGTCCAGCGTAAGCGATGATGAATTACTAGAAGACAAATCATACTCAGCAAAATCAAATCGAGCTTCAACCTTGCCGACTAACAAGGCAGAATATTATACTCCAGaagataataagatttttaacaagCAAATGATGATGCAAGCGGCAATGAGGACACCGAAAAAAGATAAAGTTGCTCATCAATGGAAAACGAAGACTGAGGATAGAGTCGTTATTGATAAAGAAATGTTCCGTACTCCCGCAGAGAATCAGAATTTCTACAAGCAAATTTTGCTTAGCTATGCTGAAAAAGCTCCGAAGAAGGAAGAAATATTTTCTCGACTCAGtagagtttataaaaataagtctAGTTCTAGAATCGATATTCCGTCCAGATCGCCAATGTTGGAAGAAACGCCCAGAAGACAAGTTTCAATGTCCTTTAGTCTCTCGAAACTTCAGGATTTCAACCAGACCTATCTTCTGGAAACTCCTTCAGTAAAAAACTACAGCTATTTGGGAAGTATTCCGAAAGACGATTGCCCGAATACTGCTTATAAGTCGGTGATAACAGAATTGAAAGATTGGACACCGGAACATTTTAGAAAGTCTCCTTCATCTAAGCGAATTGTGAAACATTTTTCGATGAAGGAGAATTCGAACGAAAGTTATCGAAGAACGCCTGTAAGAAAGAAGATTATGGTTAGCAAAAGCAAGAAAAGAAACAGTATTGTTCGCCGTGCTGTTTCATATAGAAAGAGAAATTCTCAACACCACTCGAATAAAATCAGGTTGCCGAAAAATGGGcacagtttttcgaaaattggtatttctcCGCCTGCTGATTTCGATTCTACAAACTCGAAATTCATAGAATCATGTGACAATATTAGGAGTTTGAAGGATCTTAAGAATTACAAATTCCATCTTGCGAGaagtaaaaattttgagaatataaTTGGCGTTAAAGATGAGAATCAAAATCATGTTTTCAACAATCTCAACGATTCTCTAAAGGCACAGTTCACACCAACTCCTCGTTCTAAATctgtttcaaccgaaaattgcaAGTCTCCTTACAATGAGGATATCAGCGGCGttcttgaaatatcaaatatggCGAGTCCTAGATTTTTACATCCGGAAACTTATAGGCAAATTATTATCTCTGATCAAAAATCTCCACTTAGTGAAACGAGCAAATGTCCAGCAAGCTGTACGGATATTTCAAAGTCTCAGGAGAATTTCTCGTcaccagttaaatttttcaagggCTCGATCGTCCCCCAAATTGAGGGTAAAAAGAAAACCTGGAAATTGTGGAAGAGATTAGGAAATTCAGCGAAGAGCGTATCGCGAAAATATAATGTGATACAAACCACTGAAACTGAGggtgttcaaaaaaataaaaaagaatctagTGATAAGAGGAAGGGAAGTGTGACTGTCGGGAAAGTCGAGTAG